The Chanos chanos chromosome 6, fChaCha1.1, whole genome shotgun sequence genome includes a region encoding these proteins:
- the golt1a gene encoding vesicle transport protein GOT1A: protein MVAITEFQKIGVGLTGFGMFFLLFGVLLYFDSILLAFGNILFLTGLAFIIGLRRTAQFFFQRQKLRGSTFFLGGVALVLLRWPVIGMAVESYGFVVLFKSFFPVVFGFLGSFVNIPFLKTLFNSLSGSSSSMV, encoded by the exons ATGGTTGCCATCACAGAGTTTCAGA agaTAGGCGTAGGGCTCACCGGCTTCGGCATGTTCTTCCTGTTGTTTGGTGTGCTGTTGTACTTTGACTCTATCTTACTGGCATTTGGAAAT ATCCTTTTTTTGACTGGTTTAGCATTCATAATTGGACTGAGAAGGACAGCCCAATTCTTCTTTCAGAGACAGAAGCTTAGAGGCTCCACGTTCTTCCTTGGGGGTGTGGCTTTGGTGCTTCTACGATGGCCTGTTATAGGAATGGCAGTTGAGAGCTATGGCTTTGTTGTCCTATTTAA ATCCTTCTTTCCTGTGGTGTTTGGATTTCTTGGATCCTTTGTTAATATACCTTTTCTGAAAACA TTATTCAACAGTTTGTCTGGCAGCAGCTCCTCTATGGTTTGA